One Cucumis sativus cultivar 9930 chromosome 1, Cucumber_9930_V3, whole genome shotgun sequence DNA segment encodes these proteins:
- the LOC101204151 gene encoding U-box domain-containing protein 17 — translation MAAAAIFSSLRRRRSPSLEAFLAPVDLSDVALVQTLTIVATELVSRFSDKSFFFQRRNSRSLIRKLEVCLVFLEFLKETDANLPHTALLCLKELYLLLYRSKILLDYCSESSKLWLLLQNHSISGHFNDLNLELLTFFDVFPIEEVELGADVREQVELLQKQLRRTRLFVDERDEVLRTRFLSFLDEFENGRLPNPREMREFFVDKLKIWNAKSCRAEIEFLEEQIVNHEGDIEPTVAVLNGFVALTRYSRFFLFGFEEDDVDSGTSNQKKLKKNLITQEIAETFLTIPRDFCCPISLDLMKDPVTISTGQTYDRSSITRWMEEGHNTCPKTGQMLIHTRLAPNRALRNLIVQWCIAHGVPYDPPDGMDASSESYAIASPTRAALEANRATAMILIQQLSIGSQDAKTIAAREIRLLAKTGKENRAFIAEAGAIPHLQKLLASPNAVAQENSVTAMLNLSIYDKNKSLIMSEVGCLGAITDVLRFGHSTEARENAAATLFSLSAVHDYKKRIAEEGGAVEALAGLLRDGTPRGKKDAVTALFNLSTHTDNCVQMIEAGAVTALVGALGNEGVAEEAAGALALIVRQPVGAEAVAKQERAVAGLIAMMRCGTPRGKENAVAALLELCRSGGAATTEQVFKAPALAGLLQTLLFTGTKRARRKAASLARVFQRCEHVTMHYGGLGVGYAYASNSASNRETNFASEVSVPISISVPVV, via the coding sequence atggcTGCCGCTGCGATTTTTTCGTCTTTACGAAGGAGGAGATCGCCGTCTTTGGAGGCTTTTTTGGCCCCCGTTGACCTATCCGATGTGGCTTTAGTTCAAACCTTGACGATAGTGGCGACGGAGCTTGTTTCTCGATTTTCAGACAAGTCTTTCTTCTTCCAGCGTAGGAATTCGCGTTCTCTTATAAGAAAATTGGAGGTTTGTCTAGTCTTTTTGGAGTTTTTGAAGGAAACTGACGCCAATTTGCCTCACACCGCTTTACTCTGTTTGAAGGAGCTTTATTTGTTGTTGTATCGGTCTAAGATACTTCTTGATTATTGCTCTGAATCTAGTAAGTTGTGGTTGTTACTTCAGAACCACTCGATTTCGGGGCATTTCaatgatttgaatttggagTTGTTGACATTTTTTGATGTTTTTCCTATTGAGGAAGTTGAATTGGGGGCGGATGTTAGAGAGCAGGTTGAGCTTTTGCAGAAGCAGTTGAGAAGGACTAGACTGTTTGTTGATGAACGTGATGAGGTTTTGAGGACtcgtttcctttcttttcttgatgAGTTTGAGAACGGGAGGCTTCCCAATCCTAGGGAAATGAGGGAGTTTTTTGTGGATAAGTTGAAGATTTGGAATGCGAAGAGTTGTAGAGCTGAAATTGAGTTCTTGGAGGAGCAGATTGTCAATCATGAGGGTGATATTGAGCCCACGGTGGCGGTGTTGAACGGTTTTGTTGCTCTTACTAGATATAGTAGGTTTTTCCTCTTTGGATTTGAGGAAGATGATGTTGATTCAGGCACATCAAATCAGAAAAAGCTAAAGAAGAACTTGATTACTCAGGAGATTGCTGAGACGTTTCTAACAATTCCGAGGGACTTCTGCTGCCCAATATCACTGGATTTGATGAAAGATCCTGTGACCATTTCTACAGGTCAGACATACGATCGCAGCTCGATTACTAGATGGATGGAAGAAGGGCACAACACTTGTCCAAAGACGGGGCAAATGCTTATTCATACCCGCCTCGCTCCCAACCGCGCATTAAGGAATTTGATTGTGCAGTGGTGCATTGCACATGGAGTTCCTTATGATCCACCAGATGGGATGGATGCATCTTCAGAGAGCTATGCAATTGCTTCTCCCACACGAGCTGCACTAGAAGCCAATAGAGCAACAGCTATGATCCTTATTCAACAGTTATCCATCGGATCACAAGATGCAAAGACGATTGCTGCTCGTGAGATTCGTTTGTTAGCCAAAACAGGGAAAGAGAACCGTGCTTTCATTGCAGAAGCCGGTGCCATCCCCCATCTTCAAAAGTTGCTGGCTTCCCCAAACGCAGTTGCACAGGAGAATTCTGTAACTGCTATGCTTAACCTCTCCATATATGACAAGAACAAAAGTTTGATAATGAGTGAGGTAGGGTGTTTAGGAGCAATAACCGATGTGTTAAGATTTGGACACAGTACAGAAGCACGGGAAAACGCCGCAGCTACGTTATTCAGCCTGTCTGCAGTTCATGACTACAAGAAGAGAATAGCAGAAGAAGGTGGTGCAGTTGAAGCCTTGGCAGGGTTGTTGAGAGATGGTACCCCAAGAGGAAAGAAGGATGCTGTAACAGCTTTATTTAATCTCTCAACCCACACGGATAATTGTGTTCAGATGATAGAGGCCGGGGCAGTAACAGCTCTTGTAGGAGCATTGGGGAATGAAGGTGTTGCTGAGGAAGCAGCCGGTGCATTGGCTTTGATTGTTAGACAGCCCGTTGGGGCCGAAGCAGTTGCCAAACAGGAGAGAGCTGTAGCAGGATTGATAGCAATGATGCGATGTGGTACGCCGAGAGGTAAAGAGAATGCAGTAGCAGCTTTGCTCGAGTTATGCCGAAGTGGTGGAGCTGCCACAACCGAACAAGTGTTCAAGGCTCCGGCTTTGGCTGGCTTGCTCCAAACACTCCTATTCACCGGTACAAAGCGAGCGCGAAGAAAGGCTGCTTCACTAGCTAGAGTGTTCCAAAGATGTGAGCATGTCACAATGCATTACGGCGGATTAGGGGTTGGTTATGCCTATGCAAGTAACTCAGCTTCAAACAGAGAAACAAACTTCGCTAGCGAGGTGTCTGTGCCAATATCTATCTCGGTACCTGTCGTATAA